The following coding sequences lie in one Miscanthus floridulus cultivar M001 chromosome 9, ASM1932011v1, whole genome shotgun sequence genomic window:
- the LOC136482569 gene encoding MEIOTIC F-BOX protein MOF-like isoform X1, producing MEPEDAFRKHARASGVVGGTSAGGPDRLSSLPDCLLHTIMSSLKARQVVQTSVLSTRWRHLWRSVPCLDIDFDEFSNTAPASDVFDSNESDDDTSDSDSDNWHNHKDWEHVTKYKDWEDFEDFAVTLMRSCNIAQLDSLRLHVVQSRAPEFGNRVAAGWLRCAMKYCTPDRASYQGLSSGSWRLKRLHLCHVLLDNNFLKRVSSVCCSLEDLELDDCSCQIQSITSHSLKTLVLKKCRWRNLSEIISPTLKTLVIDGGSNTDACVLVILAPALAYLHLAMHIALFRGGVSLNEVPSIAKALIHLRGHRHRSVRSKIGGDQFKLLCCISNSTNLELSGVGTTVLGKGPRFQEFKNLRNLLLDKTDFSDDFKTLVFFLQSSPILEKLTLRHCVVYCCLIFNLLNEHSSLSYIFYAGHSSQNILTKKRERPYSTRPHLLSSMDWICCARTSRLKSYMTMAMDPTLSGFCGVFQ from the exons ATGGAGCCTGAGGATGCCTTCAGGAAGCACGCCCGCGCAAGTGGTGTCGTTGGCGGAACCTCGGCCGGCGGCCCGGACCGGCTGAGCTCTCTGCCGGACTGCCTCCTCCATACCATCATGTCCTCCTTGAAAGCCCGGCAGGTGGTCCAGACAAGCGTCCTGTCGACACGGTGGAGGCACCTCTGGCGCTCGGTGCCGTGCCTCGACATCGACTTTGATGAGTTCAGCAACACGGCGCCCGCTTCTGATGTCTTCGATAGCAACGAGAGCGACGATGATACCTCTGATTCCGACAGTGATAACTGGCACAACCACAAGGACTGGGAGCACGTCACCAAGTACAAGGACTGGGAGGATTTTGAGGATTTTGCCGTGACCCTGATGCGCAGCTGTAACATTGCACAGTTGGATTCATTGCGGCTGCATGTTGTCCAAAGCCGAGCACCGGAGTTTGGCAATAGAGTGGCAGCAGGATGGCTCCGTTGTGCCATGAAATACTGCACCCCAGATCGTGCCAGTTATCAGGGATTGAGCTCCGGTTCCTGGCGACTCAAAAGGCTGCATCTCTGCCATGTACTTCTTGATAATAATTTTCTGAAGCGTGTTAGTTCAGTGTGCTGCTCTTTGGAGGATTTGGAGCTGGACGATTGCAGTTGTCAAATTCAGTCAATCACCTCCCACTCGCTGAAGACCCTGGTTCTGAAAAAATGTCGATGGCGCAATCTTTCTGAGATTATATCGCCCACACTGAAGACATTGGTTATTGATGGCGGCTCAAATACTGATGCCTGTGTGCTTGTTATCTTGGCCCCTGCTCTTGCATATCTGCATCTGGCTATGCATATTGCCCTCTTTCGTGGTGGTGTTTCATTAAACGAGGTGCCATCCATTGCCAAGGCATTGATTCATCTACGGGGTCACAGACATCGTTCTGTCAGAAGTAAAATTGGTGGCGATCAATTCAAGCTTCTCTGTTGCATATCTAATTCGACAAATTTAGAATTGTCGGGTGTTGGGACAACA GTGCTCGGTAAGGGACCCAGATTCCAAGAATTCAAGAACCTGAGGAACTTATTGCTGGACAAAACTGATTTTAGTGATGACTTCAAGACATTGGTGTTCTTTCTTCAGAGTTCTCCTATTCTTGAGAAACTCACTTTGCGTCACTGTGTGGTATACTGTTGTTTGATTTTTAACTTACTTAATGAACATAGTTCATTGTCTTACATCTTTTATGCTGGCCACAGTTCCCAGAATATTCTAACAAAAAAAAGGGAACGCCCATACTCAACAAGACCTCATCTTCTGAGCTCCATGGACTGGATTTGCTGTGCGAGAACCTCAAGGTTGAAATCATATATGACTATGGCTATGGACCCCACCTTATCAGGCTTCTGCGGCGTGTTTCAGTGA
- the LOC136480519 gene encoding uncharacterized protein, which translates to MAKLTEARARPAAATATSARARPPRASVPAFGGWEGGAAAPDYSLDFTNIRAARMQQRRKALSWSSFVGNAAVAVETSPGGATGGGDEEKREWSLASASDGDDDDRERRQRHRLRRLRSADDDGADDRLPIQPRRAAPKGRSKFKGYLFGCVSGQW; encoded by the exons ATGGCGAAGCTAACGGAGGCGAGGGCGAGGCCGGCCGCCGCGACCGCGACCTCCGCGCGCGCGCGGCCGCCGCGGGCTTCGGTTCCGGCGTTCGGCGGGTGGgagggcggcgcggcggcgccggaCTACTCGCTGGACTTCACCAACATCCGCGCCGCGCGGATGCAACAGCGCAGGAAGGCGCTCTCCTGGTCCAGCTTCGTCGGcaacgccgccgtcgccgtcgagaCGTCACCCGGCGGCGCCACAGGCGGCGGCGACGAGGAGAAGCGGGAGTGGTCCTTGGCGTCGGCCAGCGACGGGGACGACGACGACCGTGAACGACGTCAACGCCACCGGCTCCGCCGCCTGCGTAGCGCCGACGACGATGGCGCGGACGACCGCCTGCCGATCCAGCCTCGCCGCGCCGCTCCCAAG GGAAGGAGCAAGTTCAAGGGCTACCTGTTTGGTTGTGTGAGTGGACAATGGTGA
- the LOC136480518 gene encoding transcription factor ILI1-like, whose translation MSNNRRGRRRSPLSPAPGTDDAAPGEQQVAAADEHELVSRLRALLPPDQAAAAANGKAEASSTRARVLREACVYIRRLHAEVDAAAEGLARLLEDDDDPSVAAAVVVDGADDDAADDDEVTIRNLLM comes from the coding sequence ATGTCCAACAACCGGCGGGGGAGGAGGAGGTCGCCGCTGTCACCGGCGCCAGGCACCGACGACGCCGCACCGGGCGAGCAGCAAGTGGCGGCGGCCGACGAGCACGAGCTCGTCTCGAGGCTGCGAGCGCTCCTCCCTCCCGAtcaggcggccgcggccgccaaTGGCAAAGCCGAAGCGTCGTCGACGAGGGCTCGGGTGCTGCGGGAGGCCTGCGTCTACATCCGGAGGCTCCACGCCGAGGTCGACGCTGCCGCCGAGGGGCTCGCGCGGTTgctggaggacgacgacgacccgtcggtcgccgccgccgtcgtcgtcgacggCGCCGACGACGatgcggctgatgatgatgaagtcACCATCCGCAACCTGCTGATGTGA
- the LOC136482568 gene encoding MEIOTIC F-BOX protein MOF-like: MEHEGGDTMELDGGATGRGRASGGGGGGGSSAGDLDRLSALPDSLLHAIMSFLKARQAVQTCVLTTRWRHLWRSLPCLDIDQDEFRAAPKPSNNNHLAPDVDDSDIEFDEVDDSDGNEDDGIKDNEWDSFEDFADCLMHHCNIAQLDSLRLHVSKSRAPSFANKQAGGWLRRAMKYCTPGPPHQCEGLGSTNSWRLRRLYLCNVALDCRFTMHVSSVCLSLEDLELEDCMCAIHAITSNSLKSLVLKNCRWNFLSKITSPTLKSLAIAGGTNSSDCVLVIRPPAIAHLCLDVPLRFAKRVAVN, encoded by the coding sequence ATGGAGCATGAGGGGGGAGACACCATGGAGCTTGACGGGGGCGCAACAGGGCGTGGCCGCGcaagtggcggtggcggcggaggcggaagCTCGGCTGGCGACCTGGACCGGCTGAGCGCCCTGCCGGACAGCCTCCTGCACGCCATCATGTCGTTCCTGAAGGCCCGGCAGGCGGTGCAGACGTGCGTGCTGACCACGCGCTGGAGGCACCTCTGGCGCTCCTTGCCGTGCCTCGACATCGACCAGGATGAGTTCAGGGCTGCGCCGAAGCCTTCCAACAACAACCACCTTGCCCCCGACGTTGACGACTCTGACATCGAATTCGACGAAGTTGATGACTCTGACGGCAACGAGGACGACGGCATCAAGGACAATGAGTGGGACAGCTTTGAGGATTTTGCTGATTGCCTGATGCATCACTGCAACATCGCTCAGTTGGATTCCTTGAGGCTGCATGTGAGTAAGAGCAGGGCACCTAGTTTCGCCAATAAACAAGCAGGCGGATGGCTCAGGCGCGCAATGAAATACTGCACCCCGGGCCCTCCCCATCAATGCGAGGGACTGGGGTCCACCAATTCTTGGCGCCTCAGAAGGCTCTATCTCTGCAATGTGGCTCTGGATTGCCGTTTCACGATGCATGTCAGCTCAGTGTGCCTATCGTTGGAGGACTTGGAGCTGGAGGATTGCATGTGTGCGATTCATGCAATCACCTCCAACTCACTGAAGAGCTTGGTTCTGAAGAACTGCCGATGGAATTTTCTTTCTAAGATCACATCGCCCACGCTGAAGAGCTTAGCTATTGCTGGTGGCACGAATTCTTCTGACTGTGTGCTGGTTATCAGGCCCCCCGCAATTGCTCATCTGTGCCTCGATGTGCCTCTTCGCTTTGCTAAACGTGTTGCAGTAAACTAG
- the LOC136482570 gene encoding MEIOTIC F-BOX protein MOF-like isoform X2, giving the protein MELGDAFRKPARASGVVGGSSAGGPDRLSSQPDCLLHTIMSSLKARQAVQTCVLSTRWRHLWRSVPCLDIDFDEFNKAPPSDDSSSSDDGTSDSDSDRWNDDPDDDDDDDDNIHNDWEHFTKYKDWEDFEDFAMTLIRRCNIAQLDSFRLHTDGSRAPEFGNRVAAGWLHRAMKYCTPDRANQQGLSSGSWRLKRLHLCHVLLDDHFVKCVSSVCRSLEDLELDNCSCEIQSITSQSLKTLVLKRCGWRNLSEIISPTLKTLVIDGGSNIGACVLVILAPSVVYLHLAMRVDYFSGGVSLNEVLGKEPKFQEFKNLRSLLLDRCDLSDDFKTLVFFLRSSPILEKLTLRCCEFLKYSNKKKGTPILNKTSSSELRGLDLLCENLKVEIIYNDGYGPHLMQLLLRISVNLSKNNVKLTKVN; this is encoded by the exons ATGGAGCTTGGGGATGCCTTCAGGAAGCCCGCCCGCGCAAGTGGTGTCGTCGGCGGATCCTCGGCCGGCGGCCCGGACCGGCTGAGCTCTCAGCCGGACTGCCTCCTCCATACCATCATGTCCTCCTTGAAAGCTCGGCAGGCGGTCCAGACATGCGTGCTGTCCACACGGTGGAGGCACCTCTGGCGCTCAGTGCCGTGCCTCGACATCGACTTTGATGAGTTTAACAAGGCGCCCCCTTCTGACGACAGCTCTAGCTCCGACGATGGTACCTCTGATTCCGACAGTGACCGCTGGAATGATGatcctgacgacgacgacgacgatgatgacaacATCCACAACGACTGGGAGCACTTCACCAAGTACAAGGACTGGGAGGATTTTGAGGACTTTGCCATGACACTGATACGCCGCTGTAACATTGCACAGTTGGATTCATTCCGGCTGCATACTGATGGAAGCAGAGCACCGGAGTTTGGCAATAGAGTGGCAGCAGGATGGCTCCATCGCGCCATGAAATACTGCACTCCTGATCGTGCCAATCAGCAGGGATTGAGCTCTGGTTCTTGGCGCCTCAAAAGGCTACATCTCTGCCATGTACTTCTTGATGACCATTTTGTGAAGTGTGTTAGTTCAGTGTGCCGCTCTTTGGAGGATTTGGAGCTGGACAATTGCAGTTGTGAAATTCAGTCAATCACCTCCCAATCGCTGAAGACCCTGGTTCTGAAAAGATGTGGATGGCGCAATCTTTCTGAGATTATATCGCCCACACTGAAGACATTGGTTATTGATGGCGGCTCAAATATAGGTGCCTGTGTGCTAGTTATCTTGGCCCCCTCTGTGGTGTATCTGCATTTGGCTATGCGTGTTGACTACTTTAGTGGTGGTGTTTCATTAAACGAG GTGCTTGGTAAGGAACCCAAATTCCAAGAATTCAAGAACCTGAGGAGCTTATTGCTGGACAGATGTGATCTCAGTGATGACTTCAAGACATTGGTATTCTTTCTTCGGAGTTCTCCTATTCTTGAGAAGCTCACTTTACGGTGCTGCGAG TTCCTAAAATATTCTAACAAAAAGAAAGGAACACCCATACTCAACAAGACCTCATCTTCTGAGCTCCGTGGACTGGATTTGCTGTGTGAGAACCTCAAGGTTGAAATCATATATAATGATGGCTATGGACCCCACCTTATGCAGCTTCTGTTGCGCATCTCAGTGAATTTGTCGAAGAACAACGTTAAACTCACCAAAGTTAATTAG
- the LOC136482569 gene encoding MEIOTIC F-BOX protein MOF-like isoform X4, with amino-acid sequence MEPEDAFRKHARASGVVGGTSAGGPDRLSSLPDCLLHTIMSSLKARQVVQTSVLSTRWRHLWRSVPCLDIDFDEFSNTAPASDVFDSNESDDDTSDSDSDNWHNHKDWEHVTKYKDWEDFEDFAVTLMRSCNIAQLDSLRLHVVQSRAPEFGNRVAAGWLRCAMKYCTPDRASYQGLSSGSWRLKRLHLCHVLLDNNFLKRVSSVCCSLEDLELDDCSCQIQSITSHSLKTLVLKKCRWRNLSEIISPTLKTLVIDGGSNTDACVLVILAPALAYLHLAMHIALFRGGVSLNEVPSIAKALIHLRGHRHRSVRSKIGGDQFKLLCCISNSTNLELSGVGTTVLGKGPRFQEFKNLRNLLLDKTDFSDDFKTLVFFLQSSPILEKLTLRHCVFPEYSNKKKGTPILNKTSSSELHGLDLLCENLKAFYVASHLMVHVEFMCTL; translated from the exons ATGGAGCCTGAGGATGCCTTCAGGAAGCACGCCCGCGCAAGTGGTGTCGTTGGCGGAACCTCGGCCGGCGGCCCGGACCGGCTGAGCTCTCTGCCGGACTGCCTCCTCCATACCATCATGTCCTCCTTGAAAGCCCGGCAGGTGGTCCAGACAAGCGTCCTGTCGACACGGTGGAGGCACCTCTGGCGCTCGGTGCCGTGCCTCGACATCGACTTTGATGAGTTCAGCAACACGGCGCCCGCTTCTGATGTCTTCGATAGCAACGAGAGCGACGATGATACCTCTGATTCCGACAGTGATAACTGGCACAACCACAAGGACTGGGAGCACGTCACCAAGTACAAGGACTGGGAGGATTTTGAGGATTTTGCCGTGACCCTGATGCGCAGCTGTAACATTGCACAGTTGGATTCATTGCGGCTGCATGTTGTCCAAAGCCGAGCACCGGAGTTTGGCAATAGAGTGGCAGCAGGATGGCTCCGTTGTGCCATGAAATACTGCACCCCAGATCGTGCCAGTTATCAGGGATTGAGCTCCGGTTCCTGGCGACTCAAAAGGCTGCATCTCTGCCATGTACTTCTTGATAATAATTTTCTGAAGCGTGTTAGTTCAGTGTGCTGCTCTTTGGAGGATTTGGAGCTGGACGATTGCAGTTGTCAAATTCAGTCAATCACCTCCCACTCGCTGAAGACCCTGGTTCTGAAAAAATGTCGATGGCGCAATCTTTCTGAGATTATATCGCCCACACTGAAGACATTGGTTATTGATGGCGGCTCAAATACTGATGCCTGTGTGCTTGTTATCTTGGCCCCTGCTCTTGCATATCTGCATCTGGCTATGCATATTGCCCTCTTTCGTGGTGGTGTTTCATTAAACGAGGTGCCATCCATTGCCAAGGCATTGATTCATCTACGGGGTCACAGACATCGTTCTGTCAGAAGTAAAATTGGTGGCGATCAATTCAAGCTTCTCTGTTGCATATCTAATTCGACAAATTTAGAATTGTCGGGTGTTGGGACAACA GTGCTCGGTAAGGGACCCAGATTCCAAGAATTCAAGAACCTGAGGAACTTATTGCTGGACAAAACTGATTTTAGTGATGACTTCAAGACATTGGTGTTCTTTCTTCAGAGTTCTCCTATTCTTGAGAAACTCACTTTGCGTCACTGTGTG TTCCCAGAATATTCTAACAAAAAAAAGGGAACGCCCATACTCAACAAGACCTCATCTTCTGAGCTCCATGGACTGGATTTGCTGTGCGAGAACCTCAAG GCCTTCTATGTGGCTTCTCACCTAATGGTTCATGTGGAATTTATGTGCACATTATAG
- the LOC136482569 gene encoding MEIOTIC F-BOX protein MOF-like isoform X3, with protein sequence MEPEDAFRKHARASGVVGGTSAGGPDRLSSLPDCLLHTIMSSLKARQVVQTSVLSTRWRHLWRSVPCLDIDFDEFSNTAPASDVFDSNESDDDTSDSDSDNWHNHKDWEHVTKYKDWEDFEDFAVTLMRSCNIAQLDSLRLHVVQSRAPEFGNRVAAGWLRCAMKYCTPDRASYQGLSSGSWRLKRLHLCHVLLDNNFLKRVSSVCCSLEDLELDDCSCQIQSITSHSLKTLVLKKCRWRNLSEIISPTLKTLVIDGGSNTDACVLVILAPALAYLHLAMHIALFRGGVSLNEVPSIAKALIHLRGHRHRSVRSKIGGDQFKLLCCISNSTNLELSGVGTTVLGKGPRFQEFKNLRNLLLDKTDFSDDFKTLVFFLQSSPILEKLTLRHCVVYCCLIFNLLNEHSSLSYIFYAGHSSQNILTKKRERPYSTRPHLLSSMDWICCARTSRPSMWLLT encoded by the exons ATGGAGCCTGAGGATGCCTTCAGGAAGCACGCCCGCGCAAGTGGTGTCGTTGGCGGAACCTCGGCCGGCGGCCCGGACCGGCTGAGCTCTCTGCCGGACTGCCTCCTCCATACCATCATGTCCTCCTTGAAAGCCCGGCAGGTGGTCCAGACAAGCGTCCTGTCGACACGGTGGAGGCACCTCTGGCGCTCGGTGCCGTGCCTCGACATCGACTTTGATGAGTTCAGCAACACGGCGCCCGCTTCTGATGTCTTCGATAGCAACGAGAGCGACGATGATACCTCTGATTCCGACAGTGATAACTGGCACAACCACAAGGACTGGGAGCACGTCACCAAGTACAAGGACTGGGAGGATTTTGAGGATTTTGCCGTGACCCTGATGCGCAGCTGTAACATTGCACAGTTGGATTCATTGCGGCTGCATGTTGTCCAAAGCCGAGCACCGGAGTTTGGCAATAGAGTGGCAGCAGGATGGCTCCGTTGTGCCATGAAATACTGCACCCCAGATCGTGCCAGTTATCAGGGATTGAGCTCCGGTTCCTGGCGACTCAAAAGGCTGCATCTCTGCCATGTACTTCTTGATAATAATTTTCTGAAGCGTGTTAGTTCAGTGTGCTGCTCTTTGGAGGATTTGGAGCTGGACGATTGCAGTTGTCAAATTCAGTCAATCACCTCCCACTCGCTGAAGACCCTGGTTCTGAAAAAATGTCGATGGCGCAATCTTTCTGAGATTATATCGCCCACACTGAAGACATTGGTTATTGATGGCGGCTCAAATACTGATGCCTGTGTGCTTGTTATCTTGGCCCCTGCTCTTGCATATCTGCATCTGGCTATGCATATTGCCCTCTTTCGTGGTGGTGTTTCATTAAACGAGGTGCCATCCATTGCCAAGGCATTGATTCATCTACGGGGTCACAGACATCGTTCTGTCAGAAGTAAAATTGGTGGCGATCAATTCAAGCTTCTCTGTTGCATATCTAATTCGACAAATTTAGAATTGTCGGGTGTTGGGACAACA GTGCTCGGTAAGGGACCCAGATTCCAAGAATTCAAGAACCTGAGGAACTTATTGCTGGACAAAACTGATTTTAGTGATGACTTCAAGACATTGGTGTTCTTTCTTCAGAGTTCTCCTATTCTTGAGAAACTCACTTTGCGTCACTGTGTGGTATACTGTTGTTTGATTTTTAACTTACTTAATGAACATAGTTCATTGTCTTACATCTTTTATGCTGGCCACAGTTCCCAGAATATTCTAACAAAAAAAAGGGAACGCCCATACTCAACAAGACCTCATCTTCTGAGCTCCATGGACTGGATTTGCTGTGCGAGAACCTCAAG GCCTTCTATGTGGCTTCTCACCTAA
- the LOC136482569 gene encoding MEIOTIC F-BOX protein MOF-like isoform X2, giving the protein MEPEDAFRKHARASGVVGGTSAGGPDRLSSLPDCLLHTIMSSLKARQVVQTSVLSTRWRHLWRSVPCLDIDFDEFSNTAPASDVFDSNESDDDTSDSDSDNWHNHKDWEHVTKYKDWEDFEDFAVTLMRSCNIAQLDSLRLHVVQSRAPEFGNRVAAGWLRCAMKYCTPDRASYQGLSSGSWRLKRLHLCHVLLDNNFLKRVSSVCCSLEDLELDDCSCQIQSITSHSLKTLVLKKCRWRNLSEIISPTLKTLVIDGGSNTDACVLVILAPALAYLHLAMHIALFRGGVSLNEVPSIAKALIHLRGHRHRSVRSKIGGDQFKLLCCISNSTNLELSGVGTTVLGKGPRFQEFKNLRNLLLDKTDFSDDFKTLVFFLQSSPILEKLTLRHCVFPEYSNKKKGTPILNKTSSSELHGLDLLCENLKVEIIYDYGYGPHLIRLLRRVSVNLSKNNIKLTKVN; this is encoded by the exons ATGGAGCCTGAGGATGCCTTCAGGAAGCACGCCCGCGCAAGTGGTGTCGTTGGCGGAACCTCGGCCGGCGGCCCGGACCGGCTGAGCTCTCTGCCGGACTGCCTCCTCCATACCATCATGTCCTCCTTGAAAGCCCGGCAGGTGGTCCAGACAAGCGTCCTGTCGACACGGTGGAGGCACCTCTGGCGCTCGGTGCCGTGCCTCGACATCGACTTTGATGAGTTCAGCAACACGGCGCCCGCTTCTGATGTCTTCGATAGCAACGAGAGCGACGATGATACCTCTGATTCCGACAGTGATAACTGGCACAACCACAAGGACTGGGAGCACGTCACCAAGTACAAGGACTGGGAGGATTTTGAGGATTTTGCCGTGACCCTGATGCGCAGCTGTAACATTGCACAGTTGGATTCATTGCGGCTGCATGTTGTCCAAAGCCGAGCACCGGAGTTTGGCAATAGAGTGGCAGCAGGATGGCTCCGTTGTGCCATGAAATACTGCACCCCAGATCGTGCCAGTTATCAGGGATTGAGCTCCGGTTCCTGGCGACTCAAAAGGCTGCATCTCTGCCATGTACTTCTTGATAATAATTTTCTGAAGCGTGTTAGTTCAGTGTGCTGCTCTTTGGAGGATTTGGAGCTGGACGATTGCAGTTGTCAAATTCAGTCAATCACCTCCCACTCGCTGAAGACCCTGGTTCTGAAAAAATGTCGATGGCGCAATCTTTCTGAGATTATATCGCCCACACTGAAGACATTGGTTATTGATGGCGGCTCAAATACTGATGCCTGTGTGCTTGTTATCTTGGCCCCTGCTCTTGCATATCTGCATCTGGCTATGCATATTGCCCTCTTTCGTGGTGGTGTTTCATTAAACGAGGTGCCATCCATTGCCAAGGCATTGATTCATCTACGGGGTCACAGACATCGTTCTGTCAGAAGTAAAATTGGTGGCGATCAATTCAAGCTTCTCTGTTGCATATCTAATTCGACAAATTTAGAATTGTCGGGTGTTGGGACAACA GTGCTCGGTAAGGGACCCAGATTCCAAGAATTCAAGAACCTGAGGAACTTATTGCTGGACAAAACTGATTTTAGTGATGACTTCAAGACATTGGTGTTCTTTCTTCAGAGTTCTCCTATTCTTGAGAAACTCACTTTGCGTCACTGTGTG TTCCCAGAATATTCTAACAAAAAAAAGGGAACGCCCATACTCAACAAGACCTCATCTTCTGAGCTCCATGGACTGGATTTGCTGTGCGAGAACCTCAAGGTTGAAATCATATATGACTATGGCTATGGACCCCACCTTATCAGGCTTCTGCGGCGTGTTTCAGTGAATCTGTCGAAGAACAACATTAAACTCACCAAAGTTAATTAG
- the LOC136482570 gene encoding MEIOTIC F-BOX protein MOF-like isoform X1: MELGDAFRKPARASGVVGGSSAGGPDRLSSQPDCLLHTIMSSLKARQAVQTCVLSTRWRHLWRSVPCLDIDFDEFNKAPPSDDSSSSDDGTSDSDSDRWNDDPDDDDDDDDNIHNDWEHFTKYKDWEDFEDFAMTLIRRCNIAQLDSFRLHTDGSRAPEFGNRVAAGWLHRAMKYCTPDRANQQGLSSGSWRLKRLHLCHVLLDDHFVKCVSSVCRSLEDLELDNCSCEIQSITSQSLKTLVLKRCGWRNLSEIISPTLKTLVIDGGSNIGACVLVILAPSVVYLHLAMRVDYFSGGVSLNEVPSVAKALIHLWYHKYVYASKLAGDQFKLLCSISNSTNLELSGVGTTVLGKEPKFQEFKNLRSLLLDRCDLSDDFKTLVFFLRSSPILEKLTLRCCEFLKYSNKKKGTPILNKTSSSELRGLDLLCENLKVEIIYNDGYGPHLMQLLLRISVNLSKNNVKLTKVN; this comes from the exons ATGGAGCTTGGGGATGCCTTCAGGAAGCCCGCCCGCGCAAGTGGTGTCGTCGGCGGATCCTCGGCCGGCGGCCCGGACCGGCTGAGCTCTCAGCCGGACTGCCTCCTCCATACCATCATGTCCTCCTTGAAAGCTCGGCAGGCGGTCCAGACATGCGTGCTGTCCACACGGTGGAGGCACCTCTGGCGCTCAGTGCCGTGCCTCGACATCGACTTTGATGAGTTTAACAAGGCGCCCCCTTCTGACGACAGCTCTAGCTCCGACGATGGTACCTCTGATTCCGACAGTGACCGCTGGAATGATGatcctgacgacgacgacgacgatgatgacaacATCCACAACGACTGGGAGCACTTCACCAAGTACAAGGACTGGGAGGATTTTGAGGACTTTGCCATGACACTGATACGCCGCTGTAACATTGCACAGTTGGATTCATTCCGGCTGCATACTGATGGAAGCAGAGCACCGGAGTTTGGCAATAGAGTGGCAGCAGGATGGCTCCATCGCGCCATGAAATACTGCACTCCTGATCGTGCCAATCAGCAGGGATTGAGCTCTGGTTCTTGGCGCCTCAAAAGGCTACATCTCTGCCATGTACTTCTTGATGACCATTTTGTGAAGTGTGTTAGTTCAGTGTGCCGCTCTTTGGAGGATTTGGAGCTGGACAATTGCAGTTGTGAAATTCAGTCAATCACCTCCCAATCGCTGAAGACCCTGGTTCTGAAAAGATGTGGATGGCGCAATCTTTCTGAGATTATATCGCCCACACTGAAGACATTGGTTATTGATGGCGGCTCAAATATAGGTGCCTGTGTGCTAGTTATCTTGGCCCCCTCTGTGGTGTATCTGCATTTGGCTATGCGTGTTGACTACTTTAGTGGTGGTGTTTCATTAAACGAGGTGCCATCCGTTGCCAAGGCTTTGATTCATCTATGGTATCACAAATATGTTTATGCAAGTAAACTTGCTGGCGATCAATTCAAGCTTCTCTGTAGCATATCTAATTCGACAAATTTAGAATTGTCGGGTGTTGGGACAACA GTGCTTGGTAAGGAACCCAAATTCCAAGAATTCAAGAACCTGAGGAGCTTATTGCTGGACAGATGTGATCTCAGTGATGACTTCAAGACATTGGTATTCTTTCTTCGGAGTTCTCCTATTCTTGAGAAGCTCACTTTACGGTGCTGCGAG TTCCTAAAATATTCTAACAAAAAGAAAGGAACACCCATACTCAACAAGACCTCATCTTCTGAGCTCCGTGGACTGGATTTGCTGTGTGAGAACCTCAAGGTTGAAATCATATATAATGATGGCTATGGACCCCACCTTATGCAGCTTCTGTTGCGCATCTCAGTGAATTTGTCGAAGAACAACGTTAAACTCACCAAAGTTAATTAG